ACGTCGTTAGAAGTGGTGGTGTTGCCGAACCAGTCTTCACCATAGCAAATGGAAAGACCCAGGTCCATCAAGGCAAGGGACTTACCGCTCTTGGGAGGTGCTGTGAAGAGGAAAAATTCACCGGCGCGGAGCATGTTTTCCACGATGGTCTGGTCTTTCTTGGGCGCTTCCTCGCTATCGCTAGCAAGTTCAATGAGGGGCTTGCCATCCAGGGAGTATTCTACCCATTCCTGCCATTCCTTGAAATTCTTGGCACCCTGTTCCAGACCGATGAGGTACTGCTGCTTACCTCCACGGAGAACGCCCGGCATACGGACCATCATGTGGGGGTTGCGGTTGGACGGATCCACCTTGAAACCCTGGGAATCCAAAGTCTTAAAGAGGAAGTCTACGCGTTCATTATATTCTTCTTCGTCGTTGGCGAGAATTTTGATCCAGGCCTGCACGGAGTTCGCGCCTGTATTCACCAAAGCGGCGCAGGGAAGGTTCAATGCCTTGTAGTATGCAAGCTGCTTGGCCAGGGACATCTTGGGATTGTCCACCACGACGTAACGGTAGTGCCAGCTTTCGTCGGAAGCATCCTGTCCGCCCTTGATGGCGTTGATGCAGAGCAATGCACCTTCAGGACTGTCCAGTCCCTTCATGATTTTCTTGATAGAATCGTCCTGACCGACGATGTTTTCTACCAATTCTTCTGTGCTGTTGGGGGTGTTGGAAATCTTGAATTCGATGGTTTCATCGGGTTCAAAAGTTGCTTCCAAAAGCTTTGCAAGGTCCTTACGCCAGTCTGCTGCAGGCCAAGGAATGGAAAGTGCTTCCGGATCAATCTTGAAGTTCTGCAAAAGTTCCAGGGACTGAGTATCCAGACCCAGGGCCAACATCTGCTCCATGGAAATCATCCCGGCAGAGAGCGGGGAGATAATTGGCATTGCTACCGTCTGGGGGCCTTCTGCAGGTGCTGCGGCCTGGGCCGGTTGGGCGGCTGGTGCGGGGACTTCTTCTCGACGTTCGGTGGTTCTCTTTTCTGCAGAGAATGCACGGCGAAGAGTCTGTTCGACTTCGTCTCCGTCCATACCGTCATCCCGGGCCTTTCCGCCGAGCTGGAAACTGGCGTCCATAAAGGTCCAGCCTTCTTCCATAGCGGCAACACCGGCCTTGTACAGTTCGGCCTTTAATTCGTTTCCGCTAAATTTACCTTTCAAAAACAGGTTAATAGTTTTTCTTGCGCTTTCCATAGGTCAGCCTCATTTTATATCTATCCAAAGATAATGTAGTTTATTATTTTGTGGCTGTATAATAAAATGAGGTTGTTTTATGGCTCTTTATGGTAGTATTCTTGACACCATCGGT
Above is a window of Fibrobacter sp. UWR4 DNA encoding:
- a CDS encoding AAA family ATPase, with the protein product MESARKTINLFLKGKFSGNELKAELYKAGVAAMEEGWTFMDASFQLGGKARDDGMDGDEVEQTLRRAFSAEKRTTERREEVPAPAAQPAQAAAPAEGPQTVAMPIISPLSAGMISMEQMLALGLDTQSLELLQNFKIDPEALSIPWPAADWRKDLAKLLEATFEPDETIEFKISNTPNSTEELVENIVGQDDSIKKIMKGLDSPEGALLCINAIKGGQDASDESWHYRYVVVDNPKMSLAKQLAYYKALNLPCAALVNTGANSVQAWIKILANDEEEYNERVDFLFKTLDSQGFKVDPSNRNPHMMVRMPGVLRGGKQQYLIGLEQGAKNFKEWQEWVEYSLDGKPLIELASDSEEAPKKDQTIVENMLRAGEFFLFTAPPKSGKSLALMDLGLSICYGEDWFGNTTTSNDVLFVNFELTKSVFLNRLHLLGAKRDLTASTPKFGFLNLRGTALSPIETAQLIAKRIQGAKKLENHDYKVVVIDPISAVLHNPKSTRLNGAPHQILMQMIDTIIALTGCAVVSSCNLDEYPYLEARADSVMKLQPVEGSLNMYQINGNFREFPKMLARECSWIYPRFYV